The region AGGCCGGCGAGACTGTCGATGATGCCGACGAGCTGGTGGCGCACCAGCACCTCCGGCCCCCAGCTGGGCACCCCGGCCCGGCTGGCCAGCACCGTCACGAGCGTCTCGCGCCGGTTGTAGGAGGAGTACAGGGCGGGCAGATAGCCGATCTGCAGTGCGACGACGATCAGCCCGGACGCGGCGGCGGCGATGGTGATCCCCAACTGGTCGGTGGTGGGGGTCGCGAATCCGAGGGTGAACAGCGACGAGCCGGCATCGCGCAGGGCCACCGCCACGTCGGCGCCGGCCGCGCTGAACAGCAGCGAGAATCCGACCAGGAACAACAGCAACCAACCCAGCAACAGGCCGAGCAACGTCACCGGAGCGCGGGCGGCGAGCACGGCGTCGATCCGGCCGTAGTCCCGGCTCAGCGAGGCAAACAGCACGAACGGCGTGCGCATGCCGCGGAAGAGCGCCCTCGTGATCATCGTGGTCTTGCCGCGCGGCACCACCAGGGTGACCAGAACGCTCCACCAGGTGGCCAGGACCAGTAGGCCGCCCGCGAGCGCTTCCGCGATACGCACAACGAGCACACCACCATCCTGCGCGGCCGCCGGCAGTGATCGCCGGGGGGACGAATCCGCACCGCCCCGCACCGTGAACGACACGTACGCGGCTCAGTTCAGCCGCGTCTGACGGTGGGCCCGTCCCGTACGCGGAAGGGGCCACCGCCCCCGCCCGCATCTTCCGCCGTTCTGGGTCGAGCGAGCGACGTGTCCGAGACTCTCTCCCGGCCGCCCGCGTCGAGGTGTCGCATCGCGTCCGCGGGGTACCCGGACGGGGTCTCGCGCGGCGTAGCTGTCCGCACGCGTCGCGCGGTTGTTGTTCGTCCGCTCCTCGGTCGCAGGCCGGCCGCGGGGTCGGCCGGGCACGGCTGGGGCCCGGCGTGAGTCGGGCTCCAGTTCGCCCGGTCGCCGCGACCTCGACGAGGCCGATCGGGCCCTGGAGTGGCTAGCCTGGCGGCCGCTCACCTCCGTCTCGTAAAGAAGGCAGGGTGCGTTGCGCATGCCGACCATCGAAGGACCATCGACGAAGGAGATTGCAATGAACGATGTTGGAACCGTCGCGGACCGTGAGGTCCGGGACTTCGGAGGTGTGCGGATTGGATTTGCGACGCCGGCGGACGAGATCTTCAACGATTCCCGGATCCGTATCGGCCGGGTGAATTCGGACGGTATGGCGATCGACCACGCCGGTGTTCGGATCGGTATCGCCCGCCCCCACGGCGCCTGAGAACCGGAGCCGAGGCCGAGTGTCACGGTGCGGACAAGTGACTCGGCGCTCTCTTCTATGACGCCCTTCAGTACGACAAGCCGCAGCGCGAAGACGGCGGCATCGGCGCCCTGTAACGCGTCGCGGTTCTCGACGGCGACGACCGCCGCTCGACCTATCTCTTCAGCCAGCGTTCGCGCCGACTCATGGTCGGCGCTCGAGAGCCGCAGGGTCTCGCCGTCTGAGGCGAGCTGGCGGGCGATGATCGATCCGACCCCTCCAGTGCCGATGATCGCAGTCGTCATGACCGGAACCTCCCCGTGCACACCGTGCCGGTAGGGTCAGGTAATGAGCGATCTACGAGCACACCGCCTGGTCTGATGTGAGAACACAGGGGATGACCGTCTCGTTGGTAGCCATTCCTGGAATGTCTGGTAGGGAGCTCCGTGTCTGGGGCTCCACCCTCGATGTAAAGTATTTCGCCGGTGATCTCGGCATTCACTCGGGTTCCCCGGCGGGCGGACTCGATGGCCAGTGAGCGGGTGACCAGTCCCCCTCTGGGTCGGTCGTCTGCCCCACTTCGATCAGATGACCGTCGGGGTCGCGGATATAGCAACGGATCTCGTACTGGTGCTGTTTAGGCGGCGTCAGGAACTGAGCACCCCTGGCGCTCCATTCGGCGTACACGGCCTGGATGTCTTTGACCCGGAGATTGAGGAAGCTGCTGACCCGGTCGGGATTGCGCGGCGTCTCCAGGGTGACCGATGGCTTATCGTCGGTCGGACCGCCGCCGACGTTGATGATGATCCAGCTGTTGGCCAGTGCGACGTAGGTCACGTCTCCGGAAAAAACCACCCTGCCGCCCAGTACTTCGGTGTAGAAGCGGCGAGAACGCTCGACATCGTCTGAAACGATGAAGTGTGCCAGAACCAATTCCTGGTCGATGCCGCTCATAAATGGCCTCCTTTGTTGAAGCGGATTCGATAGTCGAGCCGGGCACCATGCACCGTACGCTGCCTTGGCCTTCTTCGGCAGCTCCGCCATGGAGCCGGAGAAATTCGCCAGCTTTCAGCAAAGGCAGGCATGTTCACTCCAGAATCGATCTGAGCTTGTTCGCCCCGATACCTGATACGAGCCAACGAGGCGGAGTCCGTGTAGGGCCAGAGGTCCCGTACCCGCCGAATCGCAGGGTTACTACTGCAGCGCGGCCACCGCGGCCCGGCGGGCCTGTGTCGCGGCCGCCCGGGCGCAGGCGGCGCGGTGTCGGGCTGGGCTGCGCGCCGGCGAGGACCGGTATCCGGCGGGGGAGTGGGCGGCCCGGGAGCGGGAGGCCCTGGACGCGCTGCGGGTGCTGGCCGGGTTCCTCGAGCTGCACGCCGCCGACCCGATCGCCCAGGCCATCACCACCCACCTCACCCCGCCCGCTGCGGTCACCGCGGAGCCCGGGGCCGTGCGCGAGGACCGCGGGCGGGCGGGGCAGGATCCGCCGCGATGCCGCAAGGTGGCGCTCAGGGACGCGACCTGATCGCGGAGCTCCCCGGCCTGGGCCGCGGCGGCGTCGGCGAGTTCCTAGCGCCGCGGCCTCGTCGAGGACCACCGCACCGAGCTGGCCGCCCGTGACACCGCGCTGGCCGCGCTGCACACGTGTGGCCGCTGCTGACCGGTGGCTGCCATACCGCCACCGACCGCCGCGATCACCGGCGCGGGATGAGAGATCACCACCTGTCGGCGGCTGCGGTTCCCGGACAACAGGTTCACCCAGCCCGCATGTCCCTGGCTCGGCCCGGCTGCCCTGAGCCGGGGCCGCCCGGCTGAGCTGGCCTCACGGCGGAGCGGGGTGGACGGGTGTCCCGTGCCCGCTCCCGAGATCGAGCAGCCGCCAACCGACCGCAGCTCGAGCCGGCGGGCGAGCACGTCGGCCTGCGCGACGGTGGTGTAGCCGTCCGCACCGGATCACGCGATCTCCCTGGTCCTGCGGGGGTGGGTCTCATACATCCGCACCGCCACGATCAGCCCGGAGGCAGCGGTGAGCGCCGCGATCACCCACACCGCGACCGGAATGCCGAAGGCGTCGGCGAGCAGCCCCGCGGCCAGGGCGCCGGCGGCGAACCCGCCGTCGCGCCAGAGCCGGTAGACCCCGACCGAGCGGGCCCGCCACGCCGGGTGGGCGACGTCGCCGATCGCGGCGAGCAGGGTCGGATAGACCATCGCGGTGCCGGCGCCGAGCAGCACCGCGGCCACCGCCCACACCGCGAACGAGTCGCCGAACGCGACGAGGCCGAGGGCGGCGGCCTGCAGGAGCATTCCGCCGGCGATCAGGGGTTTGCGGCCGGTCCGGTCCGACAGTGCCCCGGTGATCAGTTGCCCGGCACCCCACACGGCGGGGTAGAGCGCGGCGAGGACCCCGATCTGCGCGACCGACAGGCCGGCGGCGGCGAACAGCACCGGGAACAGGCCCCAGGCCAGGCCGTCGTTGAGGTTGTTGACCATCCCGGCCTGGCTGGCCGCGGACAGGGCCGGTTCGCGGAAGCTGGTCTGGAGGAATACCTGCCGGTCGGTGAGCTGGGCGTGCAGGTGGTCGTGGCGCCCGTCCGCGCGGGCGGTGTGCGAGGCCGCTTCGAGGCGGGCGTGCTCGCGGGTTTCGCGCACCGCCAGGGTGGACAGGCCCAGGCCGAGGGCGGCGTAGGCGATGCCGAGGTAGAACGGTTCCGGACGCAGCCCGTAGCGGGCGGCGAGGTAGCCGGTGGCCAGCGCGGTGGCCGCGACGGCCAGGTAGCCGGCGGCTTCGTTGAGCCCCATGGCCAGCCCGCGCCGGTCGGGCCCGACGAGGTCGATCTTCATGATGACGGTGGTGGACCAGGTCAGGCCCTGGTTGAGGCCGAGCAGCACGTTGGCCGCGATCACCCAGCCCCAGCTGGGCGCCCAGATGAGCAGCAGCGGCACCGGCAGCGCGATCAGCCACCCGGCGATGAGGACGGGTTTGCGGCCGAACCGGTCGGAGAAGGTGCCGGCAACGTAGTTGGTGGCGGCCTTGGTGGCGCCGAAGGCGAGGATGAAGGTCAGCGCGCTGGTGTAGGCGGTGAGCCCGAACTCCCGCTCGGCCAGCAGCGGCAGCACGGTGCGCTCTTGGCCGAGCATGCCGCCGACCAGGGCGTTGACCGCGACGAGCAGCACGAACTGGGCCAGGTTCGCCCGCAGCCCCAACCGTGCCACCCAGGTGGCCGGGTTGGCCGCGGGGGTGGTCATGACCCGGTCTCCAGATCGCGGCCGGTGACCTGCGCCCAGTCCTCCGGCCCGCCGACGAGCACCGCGAGGTCGCGGTACCCGGCGCGTTCGAGCAGGCTGGCCGCGCCGGCGGCGCGTTCGCCGTGCCCGCACATCACCACAGCCGGCGCGGCCGGTGGCCGGTCCGCGGCAGAGGTGAGCGCGCCGAGCTCGATGTGCCGGGCGCCGGGCAGGTGCCCGCCGGTGAACTCCGGGCGCTGACGGATGTCGAGCACACGACGGTCCCCGATCTGGTCGGGGGCGATCAGCTCGGTGCTGGCCGTCGGCTGCCCGACTGCGGCCCAGGCGGCCATGCCGCCGGCCAGTTCCCCGATGAACCGGTCGTAGCCGATCTTGGCGGCCTGCCCGACGAGCTCCTCGACGTCCTGGTCGGGGTTCCGCACCACGATCAGCGGGCTGTCGGCGGGGACGAGCCAGCCCAACCACGTCGCGAACTGGGCGCGCAACGGGATCGACACCGCCCCGGGCACGTGCGCGCGGGCGTAGTCGGCGACCGGCCGGGCATCGATCACGAGCGCGCCACGGTCCCGCAGCCGCCCGACCTCCGACACCGGCAACGACGCCAGCTCCCCGGTGCGACCGGCGTCGAGGACGGCCGGACCGTGGCGGTTGATCTCCCCGAGCCGCAGGAAGTACGGCGGGTAGCTGCCCAGCGAGCCGAGCAGCTCGCCGACGAACCGGTCCTCGTCCTCGATGCCCAACAGCGGATTGGTGGCCTTCTCCCGCCCGATCGTGCTGGTGCGCTCCGCCCCCGGCGGGGCGGAGCAGAACGACCCCGCCCCGTGGGTGGGCCAGACCGCGGTGTCCTCGGGCAGCGCGGCCAGCCGCCGCAGCGAGGCGTACTGCGCTCGGGCCAGCTCCTCGGCCCGGTCCTCGCCGAGCAGGTCGGTCCGCGCGGCCGACCCGACGATCAGCGAGCCGCCGGTGAACACCCCGAGCGGGATGCCGCCGTCGACGAGCAGGAACGACAGGTGCTCGTCGGTGTGCCCCGGGGTGCCCAGCGCGCGCAACCGCAGCCCGCCCAGGTCGACCTCGTCGCCGTCGCCCAGCCCGCGGTGCGGAAAGCCGCGGCGGCCGGCCGCGGAGGCGAGCACGGTCGCGCCCTCGTCGACGGCGAGCTGCCGCGCGCCGGAGAGGAAGTCGGCGTGCAGGTGCGTGTCCGCGGCATAGGTGGCCCGCAGCCCCAGACGCCCGGCCCGCGCGCGGACCGCGCGCAGGTCCCGGGGCGGATCCACCACCAGCGCCCGCCCGTCGCCGAGATCGAGCAGATAGCAGGAGTTGCCCAGCCCCTCATCGACCACCGCTACCGGCTCGATCCCCATGACGCCTCCCCGAGATCCGTGGTGACGGCCCTCACACGGCGTCCTACAATGTTCCACAGATCATTGGAGGAATCCATGGGCGATCCGGCCCGCAAGGCCGCCCTGTTCGACCAGCTGGCCCGGGTGGGCAAGGCGCTGGGCAGCGGCAAACGCCTGGAACTGCTCGATCTGCTGGCCCAGGGGGAGCGCACCGTCGAGGCGCTCGCGCAGACGTGCGGGCTCGGCACGACGACCGCGTCGGCCCACCTGCAGACCCTCAAGCGCGCCGGGCTGGTCGCCACCCGCCGGGACGGGGTGCGGATCCACTACCGGCTCGCCGGCTCCGATGTCGCCGAGATCTACGTCCGGCTCCGCGAGCTCGCGGCCGCGCACCTGCCCGACGTCACCGCCGCGCGGGACGCGTACCTGGGCCCGGCCGACGTCGAGGCCGTCACCCGCGAGGAGCTGCTGCGTCGGGTCGACGCCGGTGCGGTCACGGTGGTCGACGTCCGACCCGCCGAGGAGTACGCGACGGGCCACATCCCGGCCGCGCTCTCCATCCCGCTCGCCGAGCTGCCCGACCGGCTCGCCGAGCTGCCCGCCGACCTCGAGGTGGTCGCCTACTGCCGCGGTGCCTACTGCGTGTTCTCCCACGAGGCAGTCCGGCTGCTCGCTGCCCACGGCCGCCGCGCCCGCCGCCTGGCCGAGGGGATGCTCGAGTGGCGCCTCGCCGACCTGCCCGTGGAGACCGCAACCGGGTAGCCGCCGGTCAAGGCCAGCCCGGTGACTGCTGCGCTCGCTTGTGTGCTCAGGGCTGCGACGCCGGTTCGGCGCCTGCAACGGCTGCCGGGGCCGAGTGGTGGGCCGCGCCGGCCCGCTCGATGAGACGTTCGCCGAGGTGCTGCACCGCCACAGCGCTCAATGCGCAGGTGAGGATCAGCGCGAGCAGGGTCGTGCGTTGACCGCGGCGGGCGGGAGCCGGCGCCCCGGGGCCGGACCCACAGCGGCGAAGAGCAGGCAGACGGCGATCGCGAGCACCGCGGCGAGCGTCATCGGTTTTCCGTCCTCGGCCCGGGCGGGTCGGTGTGGGCGAGCAGCTCGGTCAGCAGGCGCTCGTCGTCATCGGAGAGCGCGCCGACGAACCGGGAGAGGACCGCGGCACGGTCGTCACGGGCGTCGAGGAGCCGCTGCATCTGCCGGGCGGTGACCTCGGCGTCGTCGACGATCGCGACATAGGCGAATCCGCGGCCGACGCGGTGACGGGTCACTCGCTGTTTGGCGTGCAGCCGCGACAGCACGGTCATGACGGTGGTGTAGGCCAGGTCCTGGTCCAGGGCGTCGCGGACCTCGGCGGGGGTCATGGCCGCACCGTTGAGGGCGAGGACGGCGAGGGTCTCGTGCTCGAGACCGCCTCGTTGACGCCTGCCCGCCCGTACCATCTGCCCCCGCCAGCGTCGACGTCCTCTACTACGGTGATCGTAGTACACGTGGCTGGGCGGAGGGACGATAAGGCTGTGGCCGACGAGAAGCCGAGAAGGCCGGGGCCGGTGGGCGAGCCGTACGGGGGCGGAGTGCCTTCGAGGTCGCCGGTGCCGGCGGGTCGGGAGCTGGCGGCGATCCGCCCGCTGTTCGCCGCGGGGTTCGTCACGGCGTTCGGGGCGCACAGCATCGCCGCGAACCTGGCGTCGGGGCCGGGTGACCTGGCGGATCACCTGCTCGCGCTGGGGGTGCTGTTGGCGCTCTACGACGGCGCCGAGGTGTTGCTGAAGCCAGTGTTCGGGTCGTTGGCCGACCGGGTCGGCCCGCGCCCGGTGCTGCTGGGCGGGCTGATCGCGTTCGCGGTGGCCTCGGCTGCGTTCGTCGTGGCCGGCGACCCTGCTCTTCTGGGGTTGGCGCGGTTCGGGCAGGGCGCGGCCGCGGCGGCGTTCTCTCCCGCGGCGGGGGCGATGATCGCCAGGATCGCGCCGGACCGCCGTCGCGGCCGGGCGTTCGGCAGCTACGGCGCGTGGAAGGGCCTGGGCTACACCCTGGGCCCGGTCCTCGGCGGTGGCCTGGTGGTGCTCGGCGGCTACCCGCTGCTGTTCCTCACGCTCACCGGGCTGGCCCTGGCGGTCACCGGGTGGGCGCTAGTCGCGGTCCCGGCGCTGCCCGCGCTGCCCCGGGCCCGGCAGACGGTGCTCGACCTGCTGCGGCGCCTGAGCGGCCGGGAGTTCGTGCTGCCCACGCTCGCGCTCGGCTCGAGCACGGCGGCCCTGGCCAGCGGGGTCGGGTTCCTGCCCGTGCTGGCTGCCCGGGCCGGACTCGGCCCGCTCGCCGCCGGTGCGGCGGTGTCGGTGTTGGCGGCGGTTGCCGCGCTCGGGCAGCCCTGGGCAGGGCGCGCTCACGACAGCGGCCGACTGGCGATCAGGGCGGGCATCAGCGCGGGGCTGGCCCTGACCGCGGTCGGTGTGGCCACACCTCTCGCCGTGGCCGGGCTGCCCGGCCTGCTGATCGCCGCCGCCGTGATCGGGCTCGGCACCGGCCTGATCACCCCGCTGGCGTTCACCGCGCTCGCCGCGGCCGGCCCACCGGAACGACTCGGGCAGACCATGGGCTCGGCCGAGATCGGCCGCGAACTCGGCGACGCCGGCGGACCGATCCTCGTCGGCGCCCTCGGTGCCGCCTTCGGCCTGGCCAGCGGACTGGGCGGACTCGCGGCGCTCATCGGACTCATCGCGGTGGCCACCACCGGTCTCCGTCGAGACCCGCCCTCCTAGCTACTACTAATTTAGTAGTTGTATGTGTCCCGGGTGCTCGGTCCTGCATGGTGCGGGACCGCGCCGACCGGGACCCGGACGACGCACGATGCGCATAGCCGCGGCGGTACAGGACGAGCGCCCCGGGGATAGCCGCGGCGCGGGCGGAGGGCCTGTCGAAGGCCTACAGCGCCGGGGAGGCTCGGGGGCTCGCGCTCGACCACGGTGATGATGAGCCCATCAGTGGCCGCTGCCCCGTTGGCGTCGACGACGGGCGCCGGCCGGAGGACGGGAGTAATCGATGACGACGGCCCGATCCACACGCGTCGCACGGCGCCGGCCCTGGCGTTCTGGGTGGCCGATCGCGGCGGTGGGGGTTCTTGTCGCGGTCGTGGTGGCGGTGGGGTTCGTCGTGGTCATCCCGAGTTCCCGCCAACCCACCCCTTCGGCGCTGCCGTTGCGGACCACCGGTGAGCTGGCGTTGCCGGGGGACAATTCGCGGTTCGACTACGCCAGCCTCGATGCCGACGGGGGGCTGCTGTTCATCGCCCACCTCGGTGCCGGCGAAGTCCTCGAGGTCGACATCCGTGCCCACCGGGTCGTGCGCACGATCCGAAATCTGCCTCAGGTCCACGGCGTGCTCGTCGTTCCCGCGCTGCATCGGGTCTACGCCACCGCCACCGGCAGCAACCTCGTGGTCGGAATCGACGAGAACACCGGCGAGGTACTCACCCTCAGCCCGACCGGCGAGTACCCCGACGGCCTGGCCTACGACCCGCGCCGCGGCGCGATCTGGACGACGAATGAGACCGGCGGATCCGAGACCGTGATCGACACCGTCACCGGGGCACCGCGCGGTACGGTCGCGCTCGGTGGGGAGGTCGGCAACGTCGCCTACGACCCGATCGGTGATCAGATGCTCGTGGCGGTACAGGGCCACGACGAACTCGCGGCCATCGACCCGGCAACGCTCACCGTCACCGCACGGGTCTCGTTGCCCGGCTGCGAGCACAGCCACGGACTGACCCTGGACCCGGGCGACCGGCTCGGCTTCGTCGCCTGCGACGCCAACGCCACGCTGCTCACCGTCGACCTCAGCACCTGGCAGACCGCGGGCACCAACCCGGTCGGCCAGGAACCCGACGTCCTGGCCTACGACCAGAACGCCCACCAGCTCTACGTGGCCGCGGAGAGCGGCTGGGTCACCGTCCTGGACGAGCGCGAGCGCCGGCTGAGCGTGGTCGGCTCCGATCACCTGGCCGACGGAGCTCACGTGGTCGCCGTCGACGACACCACGCACCACAGCTTCTACCCGCTGCCCGCCGGAGCGGACGGCCACCCCACACTCCTGGAGGCAGAACCCGCTCCGTAGCTGCCCGGCCGGACGCTGCAACGGTTACATCGTTGTGAGGTGGAGGCGTTTCCGGAGAGGCGGGTGGATGTACCCGACGTTCACCCGGAAGCGGTGGCTGCGTCCTGGTGCGGTGCTGCTCGATGACATGACGGCCGGCATCGAGCGCGGATGCTGAACGGTGATCACACGGCTGGGCGGGCGCAGCACCGCGGGCATCCTGAGAGGGCTGTGTCTATCTGGAGATCGCGCCCGGGTCCAGTGCGGTGGGGTGGTGGGCCAGGGCGGCGTGGTGGTCATGGCCGCTGGTGTCGCGCGGGCTGACGTGCACGGTGGCGTCCACCAGACGAGGCACGCCGTGCAGGAGGCTGTGCTTGGCCGCGGTGGCGATGTCGTGGGCCTCCACGATGCCCAGGGCGGGGTCGACGACGATGCCGGTCTCGGCCCGCACCCGGTGCCCGATCCAGCGCAGCCGCAGCTCCTCGACGTCGGCCACGCCGGGCACCGCCCGCAGGCCGGCCTCCGCGGTGTTCACGAGTTCCGGGTCGACCGCGTCCATCAGGCGGCGGTAGATGTCGGTGGCCGCACCCCTGAGCACGACCAGGATCGCCACCGTGATCACCAGTCCGATGATCGGGTCGGCCAGCGGGAACCCGGCGAGCACCCCGAGGGCCCCGACGACCACGGCGAGTGAGGTGAATCCGTCGGTGCGGGCGTGCAGCCCGTCGGCCACCAGCGCGGCCGATCCGATCCGCCGCCCGACGCGGATCCGGTAGACCGCGACCAGCTCGTTCCCGGCGAACCCGATCAGCCCGGCGGCGATCAGTACGCCGAGGTTGCTGATCGGCTGCGGCTCCAGCAGCCGGCGGACCGACTCGTACCCGGCCACGACCGCGGACAGGGCGATCATGGCCACGATGAACACCCCGGCCAGGTCCTCGGCACGACCGTAGCCGTAGGTGTAGCGCCGCGACGCCGGCCGCCGGCCGAGTACGAACGCGATCCACAACGGCACCGCGGTCAGCGCGTCGGAGAAGTTGTGGATCGTGTCGGCGAGCAACGCCACCGACCCGGTCACGACCACCACCACGGCCTGGGCCAGCGCGGTGACCAGCAGCGCGACCAGGCTGATCTTCACCGCGCGGACGCCCTCGACGCTGGCCTCCAACACCGGGTCCACCGAGTCCGCCGCGTCGTGGCTGTGCGGGCGGAATACCGACATCAGCCCGCCGACAACCCCACCCCGTTCTTCGTGCCCGTGCCCGTGTCCATGTCCGTGTCCGTGTCCGTGTCCGTGTTCGTGGCCCGGGCTGCCGGCATGCGTGTCGCTCACGGTTGCCAGGGTGCGCTGCTCAGAGGCATTATGCAAGCATGCGCGCGCACAATGGAATGGCCGTTGCGAGGGTAGTGCGACAGCCGAGTGGTGGCGATCAGCTCGCCGTGGCCGCGGACGTGCTGGGACACCTCGCGAACCCGACCCGACTGCATCTGCTGCGTCTGCTCGCCGAGGGCGAGCAGGACGTGAACACCCTCACCGCGCAGGTCGATGCGTCGCGTTCCTCGGTGTCGCAGCATCTGGGACGGCTCCGCATGGTGGGGCTGGTGCAGACCCACCGCGACGGGCGCCGGATCGTCTACCGCATCGCCAGCGACCATCTGGACCGGCTGGTCGAGGAGGCCTACGCCTTCGCCGAGCACCTCGTGCACGACATCCCCCACCACGGGTCCCCGCCTGGCCACGACTGACCGCAGCCGCCACCGACCCCCACTGCTACCTCACCGGCAGGCCGACGAGGCCGGCCACCAGCCCGAGGAGTGCGCACACCCCGAGGGTGCGCAGCACCGGCCAGCGCACGGCGAACAGCAGCAGGGCGGCGACGACGGTGATGGCCAGCGCGACGGGTCGCAGGGTGGACAGGTCGGGGAGGTGGATGGCCAGCGGGCCGGCGTCGAGGAGATGGGTGCGGGCGAAGAGCGTGTTGAGGGCGAAGTAGAGCGCGAGGTTGGCGATCACTCCGACGACGGCGGCGGTGATGCCGGTCAGGGCGCCGGCGAGCGCGGTGTTGTGGCGCAGCCGTTCGATGTAGGGGGCGCCGAGGAAGATGAACAGGAAGCTGGGCACGAACGTCACCCAGGTGACCAGCAGCGACGCGACCACCCCGGCGGCCCACGGGGTCAGCGGGCCGGGGTTGGCGTAGGCGCCGAGG is a window of Pseudonocardia sp. T1-2H DNA encoding:
- a CDS encoding MBL fold metallo-hydrolase; this translates as MGIEPVAVVDEGLGNSCYLLDLGDGRALVVDPPRDLRAVRARAGRLGLRATYAADTHLHADFLSGARQLAVDEGATVLASAAGRRGFPHRGLGDGDEVDLGGLRLRALGTPGHTDEHLSFLLVDGGIPLGVFTGGSLIVGSAARTDLLGEDRAEELARAQYASLRRLAALPEDTAVWPTHGAGSFCSAPPGAERTSTIGREKATNPLLGIEDEDRFVGELLGSLGSYPPYFLRLGEINRHGPAVLDAGRTGELASLPVSEVGRLRDRGALVIDARPVADYARAHVPGAVSIPLRAQFATWLGWLVPADSPLIVVRNPDQDVEELVGQAAKIGYDRFIGELAGGMAAWAAVGQPTASTELIAPDQIGDRRVLDIRQRPEFTGGHLPGARHIELGALTSAADRPPAAPAVVMCGHGERAAGAASLLERAGYRDLAVLVGGPEDWAQVTGRDLETGS
- a CDS encoding YncE family protein codes for the protein MTTARSTRVARRRPWRSGWPIAAVGVLVAVVVAVGFVVVIPSSRQPTPSALPLRTTGELALPGDNSRFDYASLDADGGLLFIAHLGAGEVLEVDIRAHRVVRTIRNLPQVHGVLVVPALHRVYATATGSNLVVGIDENTGEVLTLSPTGEYPDGLAYDPRRGAIWTTNETGGSETVIDTVTGAPRGTVALGGEVGNVAYDPIGDQMLVAVQGHDELAAIDPATLTVTARVSLPGCEHSHGLTLDPGDRLGFVACDANATLLTVDLSTWQTAGTNPVGQEPDVLAYDQNAHQLYVAAESGWVTVLDERERRLSVVGSDHLADGAHVVAVDDTTHHSFYPLPAGADGHPTLLEAEPAP
- a CDS encoding MFS transporter, with protein sequence MPAGRELAAIRPLFAAGFVTAFGAHSIAANLASGPGDLADHLLALGVLLALYDGAEVLLKPVFGSLADRVGPRPVLLGGLIAFAVASAAFVVAGDPALLGLARFGQGAAAAAFSPAAGAMIARIAPDRRRGRAFGSYGAWKGLGYTLGPVLGGGLVVLGGYPLLFLTLTGLALAVTGWALVAVPALPALPRARQTVLDLLRRLSGREFVLPTLALGSSTAALASGVGFLPVLAARAGLGPLAAGAAVSVLAAVAALGQPWAGRAHDSGRLAIRAGISAGLALTAVGVATPLAVAGLPGLLIAAAVIGLGTGLITPLAFTALAAAGPPERLGQTMGSAEIGRELGDAGGPILVGALGAAFGLASGLGGLAALIGLIAVATTGLRRDPPS
- a CDS encoding MFS transporter, yielding MTTPAANPATWVARLGLRANLAQFVLLVAVNALVGGMLGQERTVLPLLAEREFGLTAYTSALTFILAFGATKAATNYVAGTFSDRFGRKPVLIAGWLIALPVPLLLIWAPSWGWVIAANVLLGLNQGLTWSTTVIMKIDLVGPDRRGLAMGLNEAAGYLAVAATALATGYLAARYGLRPEPFYLGIAYAALGLGLSTLAVRETREHARLEAASHTARADGRHDHLHAQLTDRQVFLQTSFREPALSAASQAGMVNNLNDGLAWGLFPVLFAAAGLSVAQIGVLAALYPAVWGAGQLITGALSDRTGRKPLIAGGMLLQAAALGLVAFGDSFAVWAVAAVLLGAGTAMVYPTLLAAIGDVAHPAWRARSVGVYRLWRDGGFAAGALAAGLLADAFGIPVAVWVIAALTAASGLIVAVRMYETHPRRTREIA
- a CDS encoding cation diffusion facilitator family transporter, producing the protein MSVFRPHSHDAADSVDPVLEASVEGVRAVKISLVALLVTALAQAVVVVVTGSVALLADTIHNFSDALTAVPLWIAFVLGRRPASRRYTYGYGRAEDLAGVFIVAMIALSAVVAGYESVRRLLEPQPISNLGVLIAAGLIGFAGNELVAVYRIRVGRRIGSAALVADGLHARTDGFTSLAVVVGALGVLAGFPLADPIIGLVITVAILVVLRGAATDIYRRLMDAVDPELVNTAEAGLRAVPGVADVEELRLRWIGHRVRAETGIVVDPALGIVEAHDIATAAKHSLLHGVPRLVDATVHVSPRDTSGHDHHAALAHHPTALDPGAISR
- a CDS encoding BlaI/MecI/CopY family transcriptional regulator, with the translated sequence MVRAGRRQRGGLEHETLAVLALNGAAMTPAEVRDALDQDLAYTTVMTVLSRLHAKQRVTRHRVGRGFAYVAIVDDAEVTARQMQRLLDARDDRAAVLSRFVGALSDDDERLLTELLAHTDPPGPRTENR
- a CDS encoding ArsR/SmtB family transcription factor: MRQPSGGDQLAVAADVLGHLANPTRLHLLRLLAEGEQDVNTLTAQVDASRSSVSQHLGRLRMVGLVQTHRDGRRIVYRIASDHLDRLVEEAYAFAEHLVHDIPHHGSPPGHD
- a CDS encoding VOC family protein, giving the protein MSGIDQELVLAHFIVSDDVERSRRFYTEVLGGRVVFSGDVTYVALANSWIIINVGGGPTDDKPSVTLETPRNPDRVSSFLNLRVKDIQAVYAEWSARGAQFLTPPKQHQYEIRCYIRDPDGHLIEVGQTTDPEGDWSPAHWPSSPPAGEPE
- a CDS encoding ArsR/SmtB family transcription factor, with translation MGDPARKAALFDQLARVGKALGSGKRLELLDLLAQGERTVEALAQTCGLGTTTASAHLQTLKRAGLVATRRDGVRIHYRLAGSDVAEIYVRLRELAAAHLPDVTAARDAYLGPADVEAVTREELLRRVDAGAVTVVDVRPAEEYATGHIPAALSIPLAELPDRLAELPADLEVVAYCRGAYCVFSHEAVRLLAAHGRRARRLAEGMLEWRLADLPVETATG